The sequence CTTTATCCTTGTAATCGGCTCTCTGGTAATACTATTATTGTATGTATTGAGAATTAGACCATTCAAAAAAAGAAAAAAAGGACAAATAGATTTATCAAAAAGTGATAAACAAATACATAATAAAATCACAATAAGGAACAGCATTTACTTTGTAATCATCACATCCATCATTTCTTTTTTACTATGGTTTATTGAACCAATAATGATAGCATTATTCAATCTTAAAGAATATAGTAGCGGTATTGAGTTAGGTTATACTTTCTTTGTGATTGGAGTAAATTTGACTGTTTATTATTTTGTCCTAAAAGAAACGTTAAAAAGAATAGATAAGAAAGCAATAGAGTTTGATAAAAACAGGATATGCATATGGTTCTTTTTTGTGACGGGAATAGTCAATTTTATGGCAGAATTACTTATAGGGGCAACATTTTCTATCATCACCAAAGTACCTTTAAGTGAAGCAGAATTTTCTCAGCCATTTGGATTGCTACCTGCTATAGTAGCAATTTATCTTTCAAGTAAGTATAAACGAAAGAAAAACAACGAAAAGACAGAAATACTCACCAAAACAACAAAATATTAATACTCTTCTTGCCATAAAACCAGCATGCAAATCCCCCAACAAGTAGGATGTTCCTTTTGTGGCAATGAGCTCGAGGAAAAGGCAACGTACTGCGACGAATGTGGAATGGATATTGAGAAAGAAGAGAAAGAATAATTACTCAACAAAAATCGTCTGTTCCCGTTCAGGTCCGACAGAAATCACTGAAATAGGGTTTCCTATTGCTTCTTCTAGTTTCTTAATGTATGCTTGACAGTTGTCAGGAAGCTGGTCAATAGAAGTGCAAGAAGTAATATCTGTATTCCAGCCAAGAACAGAAACATACACGGGTTTCACACGAGACAAAATCTCGGCATTACTTGGAAATACATCAAGCGGCTTCCCATTGTACTCATATCCAACACAAATCTTAATCTCCTCAAATGAGCTCAACACATCGAGCTTTGTAAGAATAATCCCCGTCATGCCATTCACCAGAATAGAATGTTTCGCAAGCACTGCGTCAAACCACCCACAGCGTCGCGGTCGTTTGGTTGTTGCGCCATATTCATGCCCAATTGCGCGAAGTTTCTCTCCAACAGCATCCTGCAATTCAGTCGGAAATGGTCCTTCTCCCACACGAGTCGTGTACGCCTTAAAGATACCATACACATTGCCAATGTAACGGGGCGCAATACCAGAACCTGTGCAAGCGCCACCAGCTGTCGTACTGGAAGAGGTCACAAAAGGATACGTCCCATGATCAACATCGAGGAATGTTCCCTGCGCGCCTTCCAAGACAACCT is a genomic window of Candidatus Woesearchaeota archaeon containing:
- a CDS encoding zinc-ribbon domain-containing protein, with amino-acid sequence MQIPQQVGCSFCGNELEEKATYCDECGMDIEKEEKE